In Amycolatopsis sp. EV170708-02-1, the following are encoded in one genomic region:
- a CDS encoding aminotransferase class V-fold PLP-dependent enzyme, whose translation MTDFDVHRARTETPGCAEVVHLNNAGSSLPPARVTDTVVDYLREEALIGGYEKAAATVERMDGVYASAARLIGADPADIALTDNATRSWQAIFYALPFAAGDRILTAKSEYASNVISFLQIAKRTGAVVEVVDNDESGQLDVEDLKRRVDGDVKLIAVSHVPTQGGLVNPAEEIGAVAREAGIPFLLDACQSAGQIDLDVARLNCDALSVTGRKYLRGPRGTGFLYAHPRLRERVEPAMLDLHSAVWTAPESYEVDPTAKMFEVWERDHAALHGLGAAIDYALEWGMPAIEARVATLAAKLRDALREIPGVRVHDQGVRQCGIVTFSVAKTPSQEVKQRLAAAKINVSVTEATSAQFDFAERGLPPMVRSSVHYFNTEDDIALLVGEVGKLA comes from the coding sequence ATGACGGACTTCGATGTGCACCGCGCTCGCACCGAAACCCCGGGCTGCGCGGAGGTGGTCCACCTCAACAACGCCGGATCGTCGCTGCCACCCGCACGAGTGACCGACACCGTCGTCGATTACCTGCGCGAAGAGGCTCTGATCGGCGGATACGAGAAGGCCGCGGCGACCGTGGAGCGGATGGACGGCGTCTACGCCTCGGCCGCCCGCCTCATCGGCGCAGACCCCGCCGACATCGCCCTGACCGACAACGCGACCCGCTCCTGGCAGGCGATCTTCTACGCGCTGCCGTTCGCCGCCGGAGACCGGATCCTGACCGCGAAATCCGAGTACGCGAGCAATGTCATCTCGTTCCTGCAGATCGCGAAGCGCACCGGCGCCGTCGTCGAGGTGGTCGACAACGACGAGTCCGGGCAGCTGGACGTCGAGGACCTCAAACGCCGCGTCGACGGCGACGTCAAGCTGATCGCCGTCTCCCACGTGCCGACCCAGGGCGGGCTGGTGAACCCGGCCGAGGAGATCGGCGCGGTGGCCAGGGAGGCCGGGATCCCGTTCCTGCTGGACGCCTGCCAGAGCGCCGGCCAGATCGACCTCGACGTCGCCCGCCTGAACTGCGACGCGCTCAGCGTGACCGGCCGCAAGTACCTGCGCGGACCGCGAGGCACCGGATTCCTCTACGCGCACCCGCGCCTGCGCGAGCGCGTCGAGCCCGCGATGCTCGATCTCCATTCGGCGGTGTGGACGGCGCCCGAGAGCTACGAAGTCGATCCGACGGCGAAGATGTTCGAGGTCTGGGAACGCGATCACGCCGCCCTGCACGGTCTCGGCGCGGCGATCGACTACGCCCTCGAATGGGGCATGCCCGCCATCGAAGCCCGCGTCGCCACGCTCGCGGCGAAGCTGCGTGACGCGCTGCGCGAGATCCCCGGCGTCCGCGTCCACGACCAGGGCGTGCGCCAGTGCGGCATCGTCACGTTCAGCGTGGCGAAAACGCCGTCACAGGAAGTGAAACAGCGCCTGGCCGCGGCGAAGATCAACGTCAGTGTCACCGAGGCGACGTCCGCCCAGTTCGACTTCGCCGAGCGCGGGCTGCCGCCGATGGTGCGATCTTCGGTGCACTACTTCAACACCGAAGACGACATCGCTCTCCTCGTCGGCGAAGTCGGAAAACTGGCCTAA
- a CDS encoding GNAT family N-acetyltransferase has product MHDLTWRPLTPQDAQASADLLNAMETVDGIGENYTAEDTLQELIDPYADLERASLAAFDGDVMAGYMKIRYKPSAEEIHRVFLDGGVHPAYRRRGIGGVLVDAGVAAAKVVHALHHPGAKLVVDVNRPERIAGLAELVRSRGFEPVRYFQRMEHSLSAPDGAALPDGFVIEPWSERNDEDFRAVRNAAYRDCWGAVPMPADLWRNKITNQTFRPEASFLLHEAGSAIGMLVTMWWEADTEATGVRDAHFMVIGTLREHRRRGVASVLMGHALRAVAEQGYDRASLNVDSADPSGAFGVFEKAGFVPTMRYVRWALDA; this is encoded by the coding sequence ATGCACGACCTGACGTGGCGGCCCCTCACCCCGCAGGACGCCCAGGCGTCGGCCGACCTCCTCAACGCGATGGAGACCGTCGACGGGATCGGCGAGAACTACACGGCGGAGGACACCCTCCAGGAGCTGATCGACCCGTACGCGGACCTGGAGCGGGCTAGCCTCGCCGCTTTCGACGGCGACGTGATGGCCGGCTACATGAAGATCCGCTACAAGCCGTCCGCGGAGGAGATCCATCGGGTCTTCCTCGACGGGGGAGTCCATCCCGCGTATCGCCGCCGGGGGATCGGCGGCGTGCTGGTCGACGCCGGGGTGGCGGCGGCGAAGGTGGTGCACGCGCTGCACCACCCCGGCGCGAAGCTCGTGGTGGACGTCAACCGGCCGGAGCGTATCGCCGGGCTGGCCGAGCTCGTCCGGTCCCGGGGGTTCGAGCCGGTGCGCTACTTCCAGCGGATGGAGCACTCGCTCTCCGCGCCGGATGGAGCGGCGCTGCCCGACGGGTTCGTGATCGAGCCGTGGTCGGAGCGGAACGACGAGGACTTCCGGGCGGTCCGGAACGCGGCCTACCGGGACTGCTGGGGCGCGGTGCCGATGCCCGCCGATCTCTGGCGGAACAAGATCACCAATCAGACCTTCCGGCCGGAGGCCAGCTTCCTGCTTCATGAGGCGGGCTCCGCGATCGGAATGCTGGTGACCATGTGGTGGGAGGCCGACACGGAGGCCACCGGCGTCCGGGACGCGCACTTCATGGTGATCGGCACGCTTCGGGAGCACCGGCGGCGTGGCGTCGCGAGCGTGCTGATGGGGCACGCGCTGCGGGCCGTCGCCGAGCAGGGCTACGACCGCGCGAGTTTGAACGTGGACTCGGCGGATCCGTCCGGTGCGTTCGGAGTCTTCGAGAAGGCGGGCTTCGTGCCGACGATGCGGTATGTGCGTTGGGCGCTCGACGCCTGA
- a CDS encoding metallophosphoesterase codes for MFVTAHLSDNHLDGGDRADERTARVMRYLEGLATPVDAILVTGDIADHGTVEEYRRAAELFKTDTPLFTCPGNHDKRGPFREGLLGQAPDESPVNVAHTVGDVTFVMADSSIPGKPDGQFDDETMAWLDGVLADGDGPAFIAFHHPPVPLGLPLVDAMRQYGEDKLAEVLARHPRVAALLCGHVHTAASTTFAGVPLRSAPSVGSSILFPWEENGLRHWNEGGPIDYDLPPSLLFHVLHDDGRLTTHQRVVP; via the coding sequence ATGTTCGTGACGGCACATCTGAGCGACAACCATCTCGACGGCGGGGACCGCGCCGACGAACGCACGGCGCGGGTCATGCGGTACCTGGAGGGCTTGGCGACACCGGTCGACGCGATCCTCGTGACCGGTGACATCGCCGACCACGGCACCGTGGAGGAGTACCGGCGCGCGGCCGAGCTCTTCAAGACCGACACGCCGCTGTTTACCTGCCCCGGCAACCACGACAAGCGCGGCCCCTTCCGTGAAGGGCTGCTCGGGCAGGCGCCGGACGAATCGCCGGTCAACGTAGCGCACACGGTCGGCGACGTCACGTTCGTCATGGCCGATTCGAGTATCCCGGGCAAGCCGGACGGGCAGTTCGACGACGAGACCATGGCGTGGCTGGACGGCGTCCTCGCCGACGGGGACGGTCCCGCCTTCATCGCCTTCCACCACCCGCCGGTCCCGCTCGGCCTGCCGCTCGTGGACGCGATGCGCCAGTACGGCGAAGACAAGCTGGCCGAAGTGCTCGCGCGCCATCCGCGCGTGGCCGCCCTGCTCTGCGGGCACGTCCACACCGCGGCGTCGACGACGTTCGCGGGGGTGCCGCTGCGGTCGGCGCCCTCGGTCGGGTCGAGCATCCTGTTCCCGTGGGAGGAGAACGGTCTCCGGCACTGGAACGAAGGCGGCCCGATCGACTACGACCTGCCGCCGTCGCTGCTGTTCCACGTGCTCCACGACGACGGCAGACTGACCACGCACCAGCGGGTCGTGCCGTGA
- a CDS encoding AMP-binding protein — protein sequence MSTFYEVATQDPGRVAVIDVDGRETTFGELSARANQLTHALRALGLGVGDGVVAIIHNGLTYYELLLATLQAGMYFTPVNHRSSPAEIAYIAADSGAKVAVADADIAATCTAELDGLHRFSRGETPGWAQYATWGTDQPTTTPARRTAGQTMLYTSGTTGRPKGVRRALSGRPPALHPIHAHTLERLDVRPGHGVHLVACPLYHAAPGMFSTASLHLGHTLVLMDRFDAAETLRLTEKHRVTSTHLVPTMFHRMLRLPEEVRTRHDLSSLTSVIHGAAPCPREVKERMLDWLGPVVHEYYGASEGLITAVHAREWLAAPGTVGKPLDGVRVEVLDDDGRELPAGEAGMLYFSSAHTKFDYHGDPGKTAAARSGEFVTVGDVGYLDTAGRVFLCDRRTDLILSGGVNIYPAEIEARLLSHPDVADVAVIGEPDPEWGQRVVAVVQPAEGVAGDSALAERLEAHCRAELAGFKTPRRFDFRDRLPRTESGKMLRRTLRAE from the coding sequence ATGAGCACCTTCTACGAAGTCGCCACCCAGGATCCCGGCCGCGTCGCGGTGATCGACGTGGACGGCCGGGAGACCACCTTCGGTGAGCTTTCGGCGCGCGCGAACCAGCTGACCCACGCCTTGCGGGCGCTCGGCCTCGGCGTAGGCGACGGCGTCGTCGCGATCATCCACAATGGACTCACCTATTACGAGCTCCTGCTGGCGACCCTGCAGGCGGGGATGTACTTCACGCCGGTCAACCACCGGTCCTCTCCCGCCGAGATCGCCTACATCGCGGCCGACAGCGGCGCCAAGGTCGCCGTCGCGGACGCGGACATCGCGGCCACGTGCACCGCGGAACTGGACGGCCTGCACCGGTTTTCGCGAGGCGAGACACCCGGCTGGGCCCAGTACGCGACATGGGGAACGGACCAGCCCACGACCACGCCGGCGCGGCGGACCGCCGGGCAGACGATGCTCTACACCTCCGGGACCACGGGGCGCCCCAAAGGTGTCCGGCGCGCCCTTTCCGGGCGGCCGCCCGCGCTGCACCCGATCCACGCGCACACCCTCGAACGCCTGGATGTCCGGCCGGGGCACGGCGTGCACCTCGTCGCCTGCCCGCTCTACCACGCGGCCCCCGGGATGTTCTCGACCGCGAGCCTGCATCTCGGGCACACGCTCGTGCTGATGGACCGGTTCGACGCCGCGGAAACGCTGCGGCTCACCGAAAAGCACCGCGTGACGAGCACCCATCTGGTGCCGACGATGTTCCACCGCATGCTGCGGCTGCCCGAGGAGGTGCGTACGCGCCACGACCTGTCGAGCCTGACCTCGGTGATCCACGGCGCCGCGCCGTGCCCTCGGGAGGTCAAGGAGCGGATGCTCGACTGGCTCGGGCCGGTGGTCCACGAGTACTACGGCGCGTCCGAGGGCCTGATCACGGCGGTGCACGCGCGCGAATGGCTCGCCGCACCGGGCACCGTCGGCAAGCCGTTGGACGGCGTGCGGGTCGAGGTCCTCGACGACGACGGGCGCGAACTTCCCGCGGGCGAGGCCGGGATGCTCTACTTCAGTTCCGCGCACACGAAATTCGACTATCACGGCGATCCGGGCAAGACGGCCGCCGCGCGCTCCGGGGAGTTCGTCACCGTCGGGGACGTCGGCTATCTCGACACCGCGGGGCGGGTGTTCCTGTGCGACCGGCGGACGGATCTCATCCTGTCCGGCGGCGTGAACATCTACCCGGCCGAGATCGAGGCGCGGCTGCTGAGCCATCCCGATGTCGCCGACGTCGCGGTGATCGGCGAGCCGGATCCCGAATGGGGCCAGCGGGTCGTCGCCGTCGTGCAGCCCGCCGAGGGCGTCGCCGGGGATTCCGCGCTGGCGGAACGGCTCGAAGCGCACTGCCGGGCCGAGCTCGCCGGGTTCAAGACGCCACGCCGGTTCGACTTCCGGGACCGGCTGCCGCGAACGGAGAGCGGCAAGATGCTGCGGCGGACACTTCGGGCGGAATGA
- a CDS encoding CocE/NonD family hydrolase, whose translation MLDRLIDRYLGLPPTEGPAPSVTKAIPVPMPDGVRLLADRYAVPGGEPRPVVLIRTPYGRKGVMGKVFGETFARHGLQVVLQSTRGTFGSGGEFRPFHLEKEDGLATVAWLREQPWCDGRVAMAGASYLGHTQWAVAPYLDEPLEALCLGVTASEFVSTFYPGGILAVDNMVSWSALIGRQEGRFAGLPNPWQTKKTRRAMAHLPVSGADVAAIGKQVRFLQDVSRHAEPGDDFWAPSDHSAEVAALTTPVSMVTGWYDLFISAQLRDFKELAAAGRAPRITIGPWAHGEPASLKTLITDQIGFLSAHLLGDRAPLRQSPVRLYLQGSGRWLDFESWPPKSDATPYFLRPGGLSVAEPVEAKPGTFTFDPADPTPTVGGPLLSGVQKQQDNKEIEARRDVLLFTGDVLERDLDVIGEISALVHVRTDLGHGDVFVRLCDVDRRGVSRNVTDGILRLRPGGPGSDVDGVVAAEILLDPTAYRFRRGHRLRVQVAGGAFPRFARNHGTDEPVFSAVDGKPARFEIFHDPAHPSRITLPVFTG comes from the coding sequence GGCGATCCCCGTCCCGATGCCCGACGGCGTCCGGCTGCTGGCGGATCGCTACGCCGTTCCGGGCGGCGAGCCCCGGCCGGTCGTGCTGATCCGCACGCCGTACGGCCGCAAAGGCGTGATGGGCAAGGTCTTCGGCGAGACGTTCGCCCGCCACGGGCTGCAGGTGGTCCTCCAGAGCACACGCGGGACCTTCGGCTCCGGCGGCGAGTTCCGGCCGTTCCACCTGGAGAAGGAAGACGGCCTCGCCACCGTCGCCTGGCTGCGCGAACAGCCTTGGTGCGACGGCCGGGTCGCGATGGCGGGCGCGAGCTACCTCGGTCACACGCAATGGGCCGTCGCGCCGTACCTCGACGAGCCGCTCGAAGCGCTGTGCCTCGGCGTCACCGCGTCGGAATTCGTCTCGACCTTCTATCCCGGCGGGATCCTCGCGGTCGACAACATGGTGTCGTGGTCGGCGCTCATCGGGCGACAGGAAGGCCGGTTCGCCGGTCTGCCGAATCCCTGGCAGACGAAGAAGACCCGCCGGGCCATGGCGCATCTGCCGGTCTCCGGCGCGGACGTCGCGGCCATCGGCAAGCAGGTGCGGTTCCTGCAGGACGTCTCCCGGCACGCCGAACCCGGCGACGATTTCTGGGCGCCGTCGGACCACAGCGCCGAGGTCGCCGCGCTGACGACGCCGGTGAGCATGGTGACCGGCTGGTACGACCTGTTCATCTCCGCCCAGCTGCGCGATTTCAAGGAGCTCGCCGCGGCCGGACGCGCACCGAGGATCACCATCGGACCGTGGGCGCACGGCGAGCCCGCCAGCCTGAAAACCCTGATCACCGACCAGATCGGCTTCCTCTCCGCGCATCTCCTCGGCGATCGCGCGCCGCTGAGGCAGTCGCCCGTGCGCCTGTACCTCCAGGGTTCCGGACGCTGGCTGGACTTCGAAAGCTGGCCGCCGAAGTCCGACGCCACCCCGTACTTCCTGCGTCCCGGCGGGCTTTCCGTCGCCGAACCCGTCGAGGCGAAACCGGGCACGTTCACCTTCGATCCGGCCGATCCGACGCCGACCGTCGGCGGGCCGCTGCTGTCGGGTGTGCAGAAACAGCAGGACAACAAGGAGATCGAGGCGCGACGGGACGTGCTGCTCTTCACCGGTGACGTGCTGGAGCGCGATCTCGACGTCATCGGCGAGATCTCCGCGCTCGTGCACGTCCGGACCGACCTCGGGCACGGCGACGTCTTCGTCCGGCTGTGCGATGTGGACCGTCGCGGCGTCTCCCGCAACGTCACCGACGGCATCCTCCGCCTGCGTCCCGGCGGTCCTGGGTCCGATGTGGACGGTGTGGTCGCGGCGGAGATCCTGCTCGACCCGACGGCCTACCGGTTCCGGCGCGGACACCGGCTGCGGGTGCAGGTCGCGGGCGGAGCGTTCCCTCGCTTCGCCCGCAACCACGGCACCGACGAACCGGTGTTCAGCGCGGTGGACGGGAAACCCGCGCGGTTCGAGATCTTCCATGACCCCGCGCACCCGTCACGGATCACGCTGCCGGTGTTCACGGGGTAG
- a CDS encoding DUF1453 domain-containing protein: protein MRTWLLIALVVAAVIVLIVRRLRGEPLVAREVFGAPVILLAIGVYGLVKLEAFTITDGLWLVLGSAVGCGLGAVRATTTKLFERDGVLWLRYTGWTFGVWVLSLLVNFGIGFLATMAGAHPDARPVTLSIGVSLLGEALVIGKRAKTTGLPYAPPSDSLLSRR, encoded by the coding sequence ATGCGGACCTGGTTGCTGATCGCGCTGGTGGTCGCCGCCGTGATCGTGCTCATCGTGCGCCGGCTGCGCGGGGAGCCGCTGGTGGCCCGGGAGGTGTTCGGGGCGCCGGTGATCCTGCTCGCGATCGGCGTCTACGGCTTGGTCAAGCTGGAAGCCTTCACCATCACCGACGGTCTCTGGCTCGTGCTGGGGTCCGCGGTCGGATGCGGGCTCGGCGCGGTGCGCGCCACCACCACGAAACTGTTCGAGCGCGACGGAGTGCTGTGGCTGCGCTACACCGGCTGGACGTTCGGCGTGTGGGTGCTGTCGCTGCTGGTGAACTTCGGGATCGGGTTCCTGGCCACCATGGCGGGGGCGCATCCCGACGCGCGGCCGGTGACGTTGTCGATCGGCGTCAGCCTGCTGGGGGAGGCGCTGGTGATCGGTAAACGCGCGAAGACGACGGGGCTGCCGTACGCCCCGCCGTCCGATTCGCTGCTTTCCCGCCGTTAG
- a CDS encoding carboxymuconolactone decarboxylase family protein codes for MFTDHTVETAPEASRRAMEATIRKFGHLPTAVARQASSPELLDGFLKLSASFERTTLDPLARETVVMTVATRNGCEVCVEIHTGKLKGHHADDDVIAALRSQQPVPDERLEAIRQFTMAVLETAGAVDDDTLRTFFGHGYTERNALEVVMGIGAYTMSTLANRLIRA; via the coding sequence TTGTTCACCGATCACACCGTCGAAACCGCGCCCGAGGCCTCGCGCCGCGCCATGGAAGCGACCATCCGGAAGTTCGGGCACCTCCCCACCGCCGTCGCCCGGCAGGCGTCGTCACCCGAACTGCTCGACGGTTTCCTGAAACTCAGCGCGAGCTTCGAGCGGACGACACTCGACCCCCTCGCACGGGAAACGGTCGTGATGACCGTGGCGACCCGCAACGGCTGCGAGGTGTGCGTCGAGATCCACACCGGCAAACTGAAGGGACATCACGCGGACGACGACGTCATCGCGGCGCTTCGCTCGCAACAGCCGGTTCCCGACGAGCGACTGGAAGCCATCCGGCAGTTCACGATGGCGGTGCTCGAAACCGCGGGCGCCGTCGACGACGACACCCTGCGGACCTTCTTCGGGCACGGATACACCGAACGGAACGCCCTCGAAGTCGTCATGGGCATCGGCGCCTACACGATGTCGACCCTGGCGAACAGGCTCATCCGGGCCTAG
- a CDS encoding TetR/AcrR family transcriptional regulator gives MPKIVDPEARRLEIAEAVFRVIQRDGLAQASLRSVAEEAGLAIGSVRHYFGGHDELIVFAMRALGDRLEARLTEHIPVLLDPATPRSRRQEATEAFLGELLPLTEQTRAEADVWLAFSAAAKNRPDLAEEATRMYDGVRFLVRRVLEGANEAGGLPGDLDLAVETERLAALLDGLALSAGRTSPELMRTVLRRHLESLRRPE, from the coding sequence GTGCCCAAGATCGTCGACCCGGAAGCCCGCCGCCTGGAGATAGCCGAAGCCGTCTTCCGGGTGATCCAGCGGGACGGCCTCGCCCAGGCGTCACTCAGGAGCGTGGCCGAGGAGGCCGGTCTCGCGATCGGTTCGGTGCGGCACTACTTCGGCGGCCACGACGAGCTGATCGTGTTCGCCATGCGCGCGCTCGGCGACCGGCTGGAGGCGCGGTTGACCGAACACATCCCCGTGCTGCTCGACCCCGCGACGCCACGCTCACGGCGACAGGAAGCCACCGAGGCGTTCCTCGGCGAACTTCTTCCGCTCACCGAGCAGACCCGGGCCGAAGCCGACGTCTGGCTGGCGTTCTCGGCCGCCGCGAAGAACCGGCCCGATCTCGCCGAGGAGGCCACCCGCATGTACGACGGCGTCCGCTTCCTCGTCCGCCGGGTGCTCGAAGGCGCGAACGAAGCGGGCGGCCTGCCCGGCGACCTCGACCTGGCCGTCGAGACCGAGCGGCTCGCCGCCCTGCTGGACGGGCTCGCGTTGTCGGCGGGCCGAACCTCTCCGGAGCTGATGCGCACGGTGCTCCGGCGGCATCTGGAATCCCTGCGGCGCCCGGAATGA
- a CDS encoding cupin domain-containing protein codes for MRLRSVTTLLATLVLALAVPATAEATPGSGVTGTIFEQRTVGNTDYVLREVVIQPGGYTGWHYHDGKLYAYVKAGTLTHNSADCGLDGLYRKGAVFTEPSDTVHIGRNLGTTPVVLEVLYVLPHGSPLSQDAPNPGCPF; via the coding sequence ATGCGCCTGCGGTCCGTGACCACGCTGCTCGCCACCCTCGTTCTCGCGCTCGCCGTCCCCGCGACGGCCGAGGCGACCCCGGGATCCGGGGTGACCGGGACGATCTTCGAACAGAGGACGGTCGGGAACACCGACTACGTGCTCCGCGAGGTCGTCATCCAGCCCGGCGGCTACACCGGCTGGCACTACCACGACGGAAAGCTGTACGCGTACGTGAAAGCGGGCACGCTGACGCACAACTCGGCCGACTGCGGGCTCGACGGCCTGTACCGGAAGGGCGCCGTCTTCACCGAACCGAGCGACACCGTCCACATCGGACGGAACCTCGGGACGACACCGGTGGTCCTGGAGGTGCTCTACGTGCTGCCGCACGGGAGCCCGCTCTCGCAGGACGCGCCGAACCCGGGTTGCCCGTTCTAG
- a CDS encoding MarR family winged helix-turn-helix transcriptional regulator has translation MVNVVDEKVNQVVESGKRVRETPGFELPLLLFAGFRSIIDRLHAELAEQGHPDVRPVYGFAMQAIGREGATASEIGRRLGVSKQAAGKTVDKLEQLGYVARVDDPADARRKVVRLTGRGFDSLGRSAAIFEELREEWADTLGIDRVRALEADLRAMAPADGFRLDVAGWFGA, from the coding sequence ATGGTCAACGTGGTTGACGAAAAGGTAAACCAGGTTGTCGAATCTGGCAAGCGAGTTCGCGAAACCCCCGGCTTCGAGCTGCCGCTCCTGCTGTTCGCGGGCTTTCGCTCGATCATCGACCGGCTGCACGCCGAACTCGCCGAGCAGGGGCATCCCGACGTCCGCCCGGTGTACGGGTTCGCCATGCAGGCGATCGGCCGCGAAGGCGCGACGGCGAGCGAGATCGGGCGACGGCTCGGGGTCAGCAAGCAGGCGGCGGGCAAGACCGTCGACAAGCTGGAGCAGCTCGGCTACGTCGCGCGCGTCGACGACCCGGCCGACGCGCGGCGCAAGGTCGTGCGGCTCACCGGCCGGGGCTTCGATTCACTCGGCCGGTCGGCGGCGATCTTCGAGGAGTTGCGCGAGGAGTGGGCCGACACCTTGGGCATCGACAGGGTCCGCGCGCTCGAAGCCGACCTTCGCGCGATGGCGCCCGCGGACGGCTTCCGGCTCGACGTCGCCGGCTGGTTCGGCGCCTAG
- a CDS encoding GntR family transcriptional regulator: protein MTRNLLRRDLAEEITARVLDGRIAADSRINEVHLARELGVSRTPLREALIGLADRGLLVSAPNRGFLVPPFDPEEARQLYPLVAELESLALRWSSPQDLAGLTGGLDRIADEMAEELGRQGDLSTLDDRWHALLVSRCTNPHLLRLLEQTKPLLKRYDARYFGGVERSRESIDEHHRIAEAIRAADLDAAVGLLGRNWVKTLAYLEDMG, encoded by the coding sequence ATGACGAGGAACCTGCTCCGCCGCGACCTCGCGGAGGAGATCACCGCTCGCGTGCTCGACGGCCGGATCGCCGCGGACAGCCGCATCAACGAGGTGCACCTCGCCCGCGAGCTCGGCGTCAGCCGCACCCCGTTGCGCGAGGCGCTGATCGGGCTGGCCGATCGCGGTCTGCTCGTCTCGGCGCCGAATCGGGGCTTCCTCGTGCCCCCGTTCGATCCGGAGGAGGCCCGGCAGCTGTACCCGCTCGTCGCGGAGCTGGAATCGCTCGCGTTGCGCTGGAGTTCGCCGCAGGACCTCGCCGGGCTCACCGGCGGCCTGGACCGGATCGCCGACGAGATGGCCGAGGAGCTCGGGCGGCAGGGCGATCTGTCCACTTTGGATGATCGCTGGCACGCGCTGCTCGTCTCGCGCTGCACGAATCCGCATCTGCTGCGCCTGCTGGAACAGACGAAGCCGCTGCTGAAACGCTATGACGCGCGCTATTTCGGTGGCGTCGAGCGGTCGAGGGAGAGTATCGATGAGCACCACCGGATCGCCGAGGCGATCCGCGCCGCGGACCTCGACGCCGCCGTCGGGCTGCTCGGACGCAACTGGGTGAAAACGTTGGCATATCTGGAAGACATGGGGTGA